One genomic segment of Gopherus flavomarginatus isolate rGopFla2 chromosome 11, rGopFla2.mat.asm, whole genome shotgun sequence includes these proteins:
- the LOC127031683 gene encoding olfactory receptor 6J1-like, whose amino-acid sequence MENHTSTVEEFILLGFPIRQETEILLSVVLLCLYLLTLFSNMVILCIVYADGRLHTPMYFFLCNLSALDLFFTSVTVPKMLQNLLSGDKSISFAGCMAQSYFYFFLGTVEFFLLTSMSYDRYAAICSPLHYPILMSSRVCAQMMMACWLGGLLSIFFPTIMISRLSYCRSNVIDHFFCDSGPLLELSCTDTHLVELIDFMLSSFVILGSLTLTMISYVFIISTILRIPTNTGRNKAFSTCASHLTLVLMSCSISIFMYVTPSQKSTLEMHKIPAVLSSIVNPLLNPFIYTLRNDIVKKVLRETFSHSKALVFHSVGGLFLICAAPCRKRSVA is encoded by the coding sequence ATGGAGAACCACACTTCAACTGTGGAAGAATTCATCCTCTTGGGGTTTCCCATCCGACAGGAGACAGAGATCCTGCTCTCTGTGGTGCTGCTATGCTTGTACCTTTTGACATTATTCAGCAACATGGTCATTCTCTGCATTGTCTATGCTGACGGCCGCCTACACacacccatgtacttcttcctctgTAATCTCTCAGCATTGGACCTATTTTTTACCTCGGTGACCGTGCCCAAGATGCTGCAGAACCTCCTCTCGGGAGATAAATCCATCTCCTTCGCTGGCTGCATGGCCCAGTCCTACTTCTACTTCTTCCTGGGCACGGTGGAGTTCTTCCTCTTGACCTCCATGTCCTACGACCGATATGCTGCCATATGCAGCCCGCTGCACTACCCCATCCTCATGAGTAGCCGTGTCTGTGCCCAGATGATGATGGCCTGTTGGCTTGGTGGGCTTCTCTCCATCTTCTTCCCAACCATCATGATTTCCAGGTTGTCCTACTGCCGTTCCAATGTCATTGACCATTTTTTTTGTGATTCTGGCCCCTTGCTGGAGCTCTCCTGCACTGACACACATCTGGTTGAGCTGATAGACTTCATGTTATCTTCTTTTGTCATCCTCGGCTCATTAACCCTAACGATGATCTCCTATGTCttcatcatctccaccatcctgcgCATCCCAACCAACACTGGCCGGAATAaagccttcagcacctgtgcctcTCACCTGACCCTGGTTCTCATGTCCTGCAGTATCTCCATCTTCATGTATGTGACACCGTCACAGAAGTCCACTTTGGAGATGCACAAGATCCCTGCCGTGCTCAGCAGCATAGTTAACCCACTGCTAAATCCCTTTATCTACACCTTACGGAACGACATAGTCAAGAAGGTTTTGAGGGAGACTTTCAGCCACAGCAAAGCACTTGTATTTCATAGTGTGGGCGGATTATTCCTGATTTGTGCTGCTCCTTGCAGAAAGAGAAGTGTAGCATAG